In the genome of Aedes aegypti strain LVP_AGWG chromosome 2, AaegL5.0 Primary Assembly, whole genome shotgun sequence, the window tcttggaagtatctgaagagaaattcaaggaagaattactgaaggaatacttggagaaattcttggaggttcTACTTGATGATCATTTGAAGAGATTctcatttgaagaaaattggaagaatccctggttTAATTGTAATTATTATGGCGAAAGAAAATTCTGTAGCAATTCTTAAAGAAGTTCTAGAAGGAATTTCTTAGGAATTCTGTGGACGATGTTTTGTCAGAATCCTTGTATAAATTCTTAAACATAAAATCGCTCTGGTGCGTTGATATCTCATGATTTTGATTTGTGAGAGAGCATAAGATTAATATCTAGAGTGGCTACACGTAAGGTTTCTTAAACATAGCATGTAGAAGATTGCTCATATGCGATAGAAGCTATAATTAACCGAATTATCACCTATTGAAATGCTCACAGCCTCAATAGAAATTAATAGCCTTAAGCGATTCATAAACTACAAAGTTAACACCTCTTGCCGCCTATTAAATTAACCAGAACACGAAAAGTACACAATATAATTTTCCTTTCACTCCTGGTACGCATTCAGCCACTGGAAGTGAGTTGCTTCTGTTCAAGTGTTACCTGTTGCACAAATTTCAGCAATAAATTAAACGTCGAATAGCTAGCCGTGTACCTACAACCGTTCTGTTCTAGTAAAAAGTGCACCCATCTCGGCATTCTACCGTCACGCTTGCTATTCACAACAgaataaaatttaattgaatGGGATATCCAACCAAAACCGGTAATTAAAGGCTGCTACATCATTATGAAGGTACCTTCCCTTCTGTGTGGTAGCATAGAGGAGGATGAGGACTCAGCTGGTTCCACAGTTGCGTGACACGAATTGGGGTACCTTTTCGCCCAATGGTTGTTTCTAGGGCAGTGGTTCATAAttcttttcgtttttttttatttttttttaatatttttggtatCTGAATTTCACAGTAGGGATAGGTTTATTAATTCATCATCATCAAGTGATTACTGGTTACGTATGTCGATTTGAAGACCTAAGCTCAACGGAGTTCTTAGATGACTCTAGAAAGCCGTCAGATTCCAAGCTTTAAACAATGTGATTGTTTTAATCTACTAGGGTATGTTCATAAAACTCACTCATAAAAGATTATGGATAACAGAAAACAATCGTTGATTTCAATGTTCCGAGTATACTGTACATTCATAAGAAGCAGCATGGCTTCAAACTTTCTTCTATTGActcgattaatgcgttatatatttaggttaagttaggtttagtatattcaaagcgtttttttttctcttataagcaggtgaaatgaactcacctgtaaaaaatctgaactgctacggcaaatgaaatgtaatatgttgttaacaaaatgttaataaaatcttaaatttgttttaccaaataaggatgctagtgttgtctaataacacagaacacctagatataagaaatgaatgtaatgtttgaaatgagaaaataaaaaaagcatgGCTTCATATGCATACATCTCCAAAAAATGATGAAACGCGATACAAACACATGACACCTGACCCACGGTTAGGATACCACTGGTCAAATGTGTTGCTAAATTGAAAACCTTAAGCTGAGTGGTGATTTACGAGGGCTTTATTCCAATAAAAATAACAGACTCGCAGCATAATCCGTGATCGGGGTCCATTGAATAGCACTTGCGTTGATCGACATGAATGATACACTTGTGAACACGTTAGGCCTAAACGCCGCTATTACTGCGAATCCAGTCACGTGCAGCGGCCACCCGAGAGTAAACGCCAGGATAGTTTGGCTGGGCGCAGCCTAGACCCCACGAAACGATTCCGACCAGCTTTCCGTTGGCCACCAGTGGACCACCAGAATCTCCCTGGCAGGCGTCCTTGCCACCCTGTTGGAAACCGGCGCAAATCATGCGATCCGTTACGCCACCGTACATACTATAGGCTTTGTTGCACTGGGCTTGGTTGTACGATGGGACGTAAGCCGCTCGAAGCTTGTCACGAGATTGGGTTATGCTCTGTAATGGGAATGCTAACAATTAGAGTATTCAATAACCGAGAATGTTTAAACATAACGAACCTGAGTATTTCCCCATCCGGAAACTTCACAAAGCGTACCATCCGGAACTGGTTCATCTTGTTCGGGTAGGGCAATAACTTGAGAACTGTTGCCCAAAGTCACTTTTTTAGCCAACTTCAGTAGCGAATAGTCATAATCGATTGTACTGTAGCTGAACTGTGGATGCTGTACAATTCGACTGATGGAAACGACTGCACCACCCGAGGCATGTTTAGTGGATCCTACTCGAACACGTAAGTTCGACGCGGATGCTCCATCCGTACAATGTGCCGCCGTCAGAACCCATTCTGGAGATATAATCGAACCTCCGCAGATGTGGCTACCTCTTGACTGAAGGGATACCTGGTGGGGAGCATCAGTGATGTCGATTTCGAATCCACCCACAATGCGATTTCCTCTCAGTGATGGAACTGCACTGTATTGTCCATAGCGTGGTCGTGGCAAAGTTGGCAATAGTACATCGCTTTCTGGAAGAACTGATTACCTTCGATTAAACATAGAACTTTTTATTCGGATTGTGATCTCTCACCATTGCCATAAGCTGACACCAGCAACACACTAATAAGAACGCACAAACGCAACATTTTAAaacgtttcttctatatggacACTTGGAGGAAACATGCAGTGTGTCAAATCAATCCATCAGCTTTTATACATCTCCaatgaaaaatccatgtaatCAATTGGGATCACTGTATCAGAAAATCTTATCAACGAAGTGTGCCAATAACAATCGACACTATCAATATCCACTTCAAGTGCCACGACGTGTGTCGCTAACCGGAGAAAGTTGTAAAGCTAAGTAAATTGGCTTCCTGCTAGTTAGAAATAGGTGGAAGCCACACTTTTGTTCTGACATATATGTGTAGACATGCAGTTTTACATGATTAGCAATGATCGCTGATCACCATAACGTCTTTGTCTGATCACAAAATAGATTCATTTTCGTTGACCTGTGACTCTTACGGCACCAATGAAGAAAGTCGGTCTCACACCCTACTATATCTTCAAATGCTAGCTAACAATTTATTTGTTGACTGGGAATCGCACGTTTTTACAATGCAGTACTTAAGGCATAATCTACTCAATGTGATGTCAATCGTTTACAGAGATAACAATCACGCACATTACAATGAGAACGTGGAAATTCCAACCTGAATCGATGTTGGTTGGTCACGTTTCCCTATTTGAGGTCCAGATAATCCTAGTAAACTTTAGGAAAACTAATTAGCTAAATAATCTAAATAATAAACCAGAACTAAATACATATTCCAATTCTGAAATAAATCGTAGAAATTTAAATACAGTTAAGTGTAcaacatttgaaaaacaaaccttaaaatatatgaaatgacCTTTGGATGTCTTACAATGTTTAACTGACAAAGTAAATAGTTTCACGTGTTACGAGGCACTATGAATAGAAACGAATATAAATGGTAATGGAGGTAATTTCTGtaacatataatgcacataattgaaGCGTGGCATTTTATAGATATTTGTATGGCgtatcatgtaaaattacgtTAGAGTATGTACAAACTGAAAAATTATATACAGCACAAGggataacattatttgagccaaaggattcgagattttgccactagcccttatgctactgaacaactttgccgaagacgccatatttctagATGGCTAcagagctatccgcaaaataaaagtttcttactcactagcgccgcctggtggcagagttcaaatctcttggctcaaatggtgttagcccttgtggtactgaacaactttgccgaagatgccatctttctaagtggtcagtagggtggttcaaaaaatcgtttttgcccAACACCGCTTGTTCGATGTTagaccaaattctgagtgtcctcccttATTATCCATAGCGTATTTCGCTAAAAACTGAGACTTCACAAGCCCTTCAATGtgtatatgggaattactatgagaaataGTGGCCAGGTTACTAagctatacgcaaaacaaaagttccatgGTCAATAGCGCCGCCTTAAGAATCTTTTGTCCCATATAACTTTAGCCCTTGTGCTTCTGAACAGCTTTTCTGAGGACGTCATTTTTCCCAGTCATCAGCACGACCACTTTGGAttactgagctattcgcaaaataaaagttccatgctcactagtgccgcttGGTTACGTAATTctgtatcagaatgaccaccacatgtcagcACTTGAGttactcttccgaagacaccaaccttccaaaacatcaggttCTCGAGATCTCATATGTTATAAATTTTGCAGTTTGTTTGTTATTCCTCAAGGTTCATACAGTGCAAGTCAGAAAAAGCACTCCTACCGGTCATGTTCTCCACTAAAAGGATGATTCttaactcctaaaggtagatcgtacttaacATTCAAGCTTCGCTGGGgacagtacacccgattctgtttttgcacggaagATGCGTACCgtacaaaaaagttttcagttcaaaatttcaaaaatcgtgcaaaaaaagtaacaccatttctcgaagtttcatgtaaaaataaggt includes:
- the LOC5567964 gene encoding trypsin-1; this encodes MLRLCVLISVLLVSAYGNVLPESDVLLPTLPRPRYGQYSAVPSLRGNRIVGGFEIDITDAPHQVSLQSRGSHICGGSIISPEWVLTAAHCTDGASASNLRVRVGSTKHASGGAVVSISRIVQHPQFSYSTIDYDYSLLKLAKKVTLGNSSQVIALPEQDEPVPDGTLCEVSGWGNTQSITQSRDKLRAAYVPSYNQAQCNKAYSMYGGVTDRMICAGFQQGGKDACQGDSGGPLVANGKLVGIVSWGLGCAQPNYPGVYSRVAAARDWIRSNSGV